In Leptospira bouyouniensis, the following proteins share a genomic window:
- a CDS encoding ParB/RepB/Spo0J family partition protein — protein sequence MALGKGKVLGRGLGNLIPVNENNVEISKEELSGLREIKVSEIAPNPHQPRKQFSDVSIQELSNTIIEHGVIQPIVVQKNPSGSGFILVAGERRLRACKLAGFAKIPAIVRDLSEADMMELALIENIQRENLNPMDEAYAYQAIIDKRGLKVTDLATRVGKNRATISNLIRLLSLPKPLQDRVKEGKLSEGQARPLLSIPDSKKQFEVAEKVISEGWNVREVENYVSNLLNPDKKSNSSSQVPDKRDASIVKLETKLRNKFSSKVEVSHNETNGKGKIVFSYANLSDMERILEQLGVKL from the coding sequence ATGGCACTCGGCAAAGGAAAAGTTTTAGGAAGAGGACTTGGGAATTTAATCCCAGTCAACGAAAACAATGTTGAAATTTCCAAAGAGGAATTATCAGGCCTTCGTGAAATCAAAGTGTCTGAAATAGCACCGAACCCTCACCAACCAAGAAAACAATTTTCGGATGTTTCCATCCAAGAGTTATCGAATACCATTATTGAACATGGTGTGATTCAACCCATCGTTGTGCAAAAGAATCCTTCTGGGTCTGGATTCATTTTGGTAGCGGGGGAAAGAAGGTTACGTGCGTGCAAACTTGCTGGCTTTGCAAAAATTCCAGCCATTGTCCGCGATCTCTCAGAAGCAGATATGATGGAACTTGCACTCATAGAAAATATCCAAAGAGAAAATTTAAATCCGATGGATGAAGCGTATGCATATCAGGCAATCATCGACAAACGAGGATTAAAGGTAACTGATCTTGCGACTCGTGTTGGAAAAAATCGAGCTACCATTTCAAATTTGATACGACTCCTTTCCTTACCGAAACCATTACAAGATAGAGTAAAAGAAGGTAAACTTTCAGAGGGTCAAGCCCGCCCACTCCTTTCGATCCCTGATTCCAAAAAACAATTTGAAGTGGCAGAGAAAGTGATTAGTGAAGGTTGGAATGTTCGCGAAGTGGAAAACTATGTTTCCAATTTATTGAACCCAGATAAAAAATCGAATTCTTCATCCCAAGTTCCTGACAAACGAGATGCAAGCATTGTGAAACTTGAAACGAAGTTACGGAACAAATTTAGTTCCAAAGTAGAAGTCTCTCATAATGAAACGAATGGAAAAGGAAAGATTGTTTTTTCGTATGCGAACTTATCTGATATGGAAAGAATCTTAGAGCAGCTCGGTGTGAAATTGTAA
- a CDS encoding ABC transporter transmembrane domain-containing protein, whose translation MQTPDRPKSKNLRVLSKTFSYLKPYRLQMILSSFALLFTAGVTLGLGQGLRHLVDAGFSARSKQELGYALVFIIFVGILLAIGTYIRHYTVSWIGERVASDIRKDVFQHIIFIHPSFFESNSPGEIQSRITTDTTLIQTVIGSSASIALRNILMFVGGIIFLFITNAKLTMIVLFSVPFIVFPILFYGKKVRNLSRNTQDKIANIGTYVSESLLNIKILQSFHHQNVDIQKFSETVEDAFTVAVARIRQRALLIGTVILFILTGISFMLWVGGTDVLEGKITGGELIAFSFYAIMVANSVGAVSEVLGDLQRAAGATERLMELLLSESEIKDPRFPKPISEIFQSIDTHSNMNGSKKQNGLTIHLENLEFSYPSRPEHKAIKGINLEIPANKTTALVGPSGGGKSTLFELILRFYDPTSGKISISGIDAKELKLEDLRSLIGFVPQQPILFSGTLRENIAYGKPNASFEEITLAAESAYVTEFLNQLPQGYDTNLGHLGTRLSGGQKQRIAIARAILRNPRILLLDEATSALDSESEQMIQRALDHLVKERTTIMIAHRLSTVVKSDQIVVIREGEIESVGTHDELIKQSELYERLAKLQFHTELL comes from the coding sequence TTGCAAACACCCGACCGACCTAAGTCAAAAAATCTTCGTGTTCTTTCCAAAACATTTTCTTATCTCAAACCATACAGATTGCAAATGATCCTTTCTTCTTTTGCACTTTTGTTCACAGCAGGAGTCACTTTAGGACTTGGACAAGGTTTAAGGCATTTGGTGGATGCTGGTTTTTCAGCACGCTCCAAACAGGAATTAGGTTATGCTTTGGTTTTTATCATTTTCGTTGGAATCCTTCTCGCAATTGGAACTTACATCCGCCATTATACTGTTTCTTGGATTGGGGAACGAGTTGCCTCTGACATCAGAAAAGATGTTTTCCAACATATCATCTTCATCCATCCCAGTTTTTTTGAATCGAACTCTCCAGGAGAAATCCAGTCGCGCATCACTACCGATACCACTCTCATTCAAACAGTGATTGGTTCCTCTGCTTCCATTGCCCTTAGGAATATTTTAATGTTTGTTGGTGGCATCATTTTTCTTTTTATCACCAATGCAAAACTAACGATGATTGTACTTTTCAGTGTACCGTTCATTGTATTTCCAATTCTATTTTATGGTAAAAAAGTAAGAAACTTATCGAGAAACACACAGGATAAAATTGCAAACATTGGAACCTATGTAAGTGAATCCCTTCTCAATATAAAAATCTTACAATCCTTCCACCACCAAAACGTAGACATTCAAAAATTTTCGGAAACCGTAGAAGATGCATTTACTGTGGCAGTTGCTCGGATCAGACAACGGGCACTGCTTATTGGAACTGTGATCCTTTTCATACTCACAGGGATAAGTTTTATGTTGTGGGTCGGGGGAACTGATGTACTCGAAGGAAAAATCACAGGTGGGGAACTCATCGCTTTTTCATTTTATGCCATCATGGTTGCCAATAGTGTGGGGGCGGTTTCGGAAGTACTCGGTGATTTACAAAGAGCAGCTGGTGCAACAGAACGACTCATGGAATTATTATTATCCGAATCAGAAATCAAAGACCCGAGGTTTCCGAAACCGATTTCAGAAATTTTCCAATCCATCGATACACATTCGAACATGAATGGATCCAAGAAACAAAATGGTTTAACCATTCATTTAGAAAATTTGGAATTTTCTTATCCATCAAGGCCAGAACACAAAGCCATCAAAGGAATAAACTTAGAAATCCCAGCTAACAAAACCACTGCACTTGTTGGTCCTTCAGGTGGTGGTAAAAGTACCTTATTCGAACTCATCCTTCGTTTTTATGATCCAACATCAGGAAAAATTTCCATCAGCGGAATTGATGCCAAAGAATTAAAATTGGAAGACTTACGATCTCTCATTGGTTTTGTCCCCCAACAACCCATTCTCTTTAGTGGAACACTCCGTGAAAACATTGCTTATGGAAAACCCAATGCAAGTTTTGAAGAGATCACGTTAGCAGCAGAAAGTGCATACGTAACAGAATTTTTAAATCAACTCCCCCAAGGTTATGATACCAATTTAGGTCATCTGGGAACTAGACTTTCGGGTGGTCAAAAACAACGAATTGCGATTGCAAGAGCCATCCTTCGTAATCCAAGAATTCTTTTGTTAGATGAAGCTACTTCTGCACTTGATTCCGAATCCGAACAAATGATCCAAAGGGCACTCGACCATTTGGTAAAAGAAAGGACTACCATCATGATTGCTCATAGGCTTTCAACAGTAGTCAAATCAGATCAGATTGTAGTGATCAGAGAAGGGGAGATTGAGTCCGTGGGAACACATGACGAGCTCATAAAACAAAGTGAATTGTATGAACGTTTGGCAAAATTACAATTTCACACCGAGCTGCTCTAA